In a genomic window of Streptomyces katrae:
- a CDS encoding rhomboid family intramembrane serine protease, with protein MHSVVLYGCAAAVVVPGLQLLAALAAEGGPAQVPPPVALLRAWRRPVPRVAVVLLAVMVVLGVVQTTVPGTVDALARQPHGAWWRAGTALLVQSSGWFQLLVNLAALAVVAPVAERRFGAWRTVLVLAVSGVTAQAVSMAGWSPRGGGDSVAICGLVGTLAAWYAVRGSAVALRWAALAVPAAGLVLCLLANNHGVGLLVGCALGLVPAARARRLPAAATPA; from the coding sequence ATGCACAGTGTTGTGCTCTACGGGTGCGCCGCGGCCGTCGTCGTGCCCGGCCTGCAGCTCCTGGCCGCGCTCGCCGCGGAGGGCGGCCCCGCCCAGGTCCCTCCTCCGGTGGCCCTGCTGCGGGCCTGGCGGCGGCCGGTCCCCCGGGTCGCGGTGGTGCTGTTGGCCGTGATGGTGGTGCTCGGCGTGGTCCAGACGACCGTCCCCGGCACCGTCGACGCGCTGGCGCGGCAGCCCCACGGCGCGTGGTGGCGGGCGGGCACCGCCCTGCTGGTGCAGTCGTCCGGATGGTTCCAGCTCCTGGTCAACCTGGCCGCGCTCGCGGTCGTCGCTCCGGTGGCCGAGCGGCGGTTCGGGGCCTGGCGGACCGTGCTGGTCCTCGCGGTGAGCGGTGTCACCGCCCAGGCGGTGAGCATGGCCGGCTGGAGCCCCCGGGGAGGCGGCGATTCGGTGGCGATCTGCGGCCTGGTCGGCACACTCGCCGCCTGGTACGCGGTGCGCGGCAGCGCCGTCGCCCTGCGGTGGGCGGCGCTCGCCGTCCCCGCGGCGGGCCTCGTGCTGTGCCTGCTCGCCAACAACCACGGCGTGGGCCTGCTCGTCGGCTGCGCGCTGGGGCTCGTGCCGGCGGCCCGCGCCCGCCGGCTCCCTGCAGCGGCCACACCCGCGTGA
- a CDS encoding alpha/beta fold hydrolase: MSATPEPEPVRATLQLSGRPLSYLDSGGPGPLLLALHGHFGEARTFAPLARQLAPDWRVVALDQRGHGHSGRPPDFSREGYVEDAAAVLHHLGGPGPAVVLGHSLGGVNAYHLAARHPRLVRALVIEDIGAEVDGDLSFCLTWPHRAPTRPALLEALGASAPHLTDAVREYGDGWGLAFRPQDMAASQRALNGDHWRAWLGSDCPALLLRGTRSGVLSARHARAMAAARPHTRLVELPTGHSVHATDPEGFAEAVRTFLDALPPHPHIRLPRARRAG, encoded by the coding sequence ATGTCCGCAACCCCCGAGCCCGAGCCCGTCCGGGCCACCCTCCAGCTGTCGGGCCGGCCCCTGTCCTACCTCGACTCCGGCGGCCCCGGCCCGCTCCTCCTCGCCCTGCACGGGCACTTCGGCGAAGCCCGTACGTTCGCCCCGCTGGCCCGGCAACTGGCCCCCGACTGGCGGGTCGTGGCCCTCGACCAGCGCGGCCACGGCCACTCCGGGCGACCGCCGGACTTTTCCCGCGAGGGATACGTCGAGGACGCCGCAGCCGTGCTGCACCACCTCGGCGGCCCCGGCCCGGCGGTCGTCCTCGGCCATTCCCTGGGCGGCGTCAACGCCTACCACCTCGCCGCCCGCCATCCCCGGCTGGTCCGTGCCCTGGTCATCGAGGACATCGGCGCCGAAGTCGACGGCGACCTGTCGTTCTGCCTCACCTGGCCGCACCGCGCCCCCACCCGGCCGGCGCTGCTGGAGGCCCTGGGCGCATCGGCCCCCCACCTGACGGACGCGGTCCGCGAGTACGGGGACGGCTGGGGCCTCGCCTTCCGTCCGCAGGACATGGCGGCCTCCCAGCGCGCCCTCAACGGCGACCACTGGCGGGCCTGGCTCGGCAGCGACTGCCCGGCCCTGCTGCTCCGCGGCACCCGCAGCGGCGTCCTGTCGGCCCGCCACGCCCGGGCCATGGCGGCCGCGCGCCCGCACACGCGGCTCGTCGAACTCCCCACCGGGCACAGCGTCCACGCCACCGACCCCGAAGGGTTCGCCGAGGCCGTCCGGACCTTCCTCGACGCTCTGCCCCCGCATCCGCATATTCGTTTGCCGCGGGCACGCCGCGCCGGATAG
- a CDS encoding GNAT family N-acetyltransferase encodes MLTGDKVGLRARFDEDIPLLRTELYDDVVNSSRSEAGPWRPVTPGTQDPRLVVDEKQERSVSFSVVELDGGTLIGSATLWGIDNHNRNAHIGLGLFPAARGKGYGTDVVAVLCHYGFTVRGFQRLQIETLADNAAMLRSAERNGFVREGVLRNSAWVMGEFLDQVLLGLLVQDWKQAPAR; translated from the coding sequence ATGCTGACAGGCGACAAGGTCGGGCTCAGGGCCCGCTTCGACGAGGACATCCCGCTCCTGCGGACCGAGCTCTACGACGACGTGGTCAACTCCTCGCGCTCCGAGGCCGGGCCGTGGCGGCCGGTGACCCCCGGAACGCAGGACCCGCGGCTCGTGGTCGACGAGAAGCAGGAGCGGAGCGTCTCGTTCTCCGTGGTGGAGCTGGACGGCGGCACGCTCATCGGCTCCGCCACGCTGTGGGGCATCGACAACCACAACCGCAACGCCCACATCGGGCTGGGCCTGTTCCCGGCCGCTCGCGGCAAGGGGTACGGCACCGACGTGGTAGCGGTCCTGTGCCACTACGGGTTCACCGTCCGCGGCTTCCAGCGGCTGCAGATCGAAACCCTCGCGGACAACGCCGCCATGCTGCGCTCCGCCGAGCGCAACGGCTTCGTCCGCGAGGGCGTACTGCGCAACTCGGCCTGGGTGATGGGCGAGTTCCTGGACCAGGTGCTCCTCGGGCTCCTCGTCCAGGACTGGAAGCAGGCCCCGGCGCGCTAG
- a CDS encoding IS481 family transposase produces MPHRNAPLTETGRLRLARCVVEDGWPLRRAAERFQVSPTTAQRWAARYRAGGEAGMTDRSSRPHTSPRRTPTRIERRIIKVRLARRWGPARIAHLLNLVPSTVHRILTRFGLARLTHLDRATGAVIRRYERDRPGELVHVDIKKLGNIPDGGGHKTLGRQAGRKNRSSAGYSYIHTAVDDHSRLAYSEIHADEKKETATAFWARAQAYFAGVGITVERVLTDNGACYRSRDWRDALTAAGIAHKRTRPYRPQTNGKVERLNRTLLEEWAYARPYHSEQERRDAFPGWLHTYNHHRGHTALAGKPPASRVPNLTGQYT; encoded by the coding sequence ATGCCCCACCGTAATGCACCCCTGACCGAGACCGGACGCCTTCGCCTGGCCCGCTGCGTGGTCGAGGACGGCTGGCCGCTGCGCCGGGCGGCCGAGCGATTCCAGGTCTCGCCCACCACCGCCCAGCGGTGGGCGGCCCGCTACCGGGCCGGGGGTGAGGCCGGAATGACCGACCGGTCCTCGCGCCCGCACACCAGCCCACGCCGGACCCCGACCCGCATCGAGCGGCGGATCATCAAGGTCCGCCTCGCCCGCCGGTGGGGGCCCGCCCGCATCGCCCACCTGCTCAACCTGGTGCCCTCGACGGTGCACCGGATCCTGACCCGGTTCGGCCTGGCCCGTCTCACGCACCTGGACCGCGCCACCGGCGCCGTCATACGCCGCTACGAACGCGACCGTCCGGGCGAGCTGGTCCACGTGGACATCAAGAAGCTCGGCAACATCCCCGACGGCGGCGGCCACAAGACCCTCGGCCGCCAGGCCGGCCGCAAGAACCGCTCCAGCGCCGGCTACAGCTACATCCACACCGCCGTCGACGACCACTCCCGCCTCGCTTACAGCGAGATCCACGCCGACGAGAAGAAGGAGACCGCCACCGCCTTCTGGGCCCGGGCCCAGGCCTACTTCGCCGGCGTGGGCATCACCGTCGAACGGGTCCTGACCGACAACGGCGCCTGCTACCGCTCCCGCGACTGGCGCGACGCCCTGACAGCGGCCGGAATCGCCCACAAGCGAACCCGGCCCTACCGGCCCCAGACCAACGGCAAGGTCGAACGCCTCAACCGGACCCTGCTCGAGGAGTGGGCCTACGCCCGCCCCTACCACTCAGAGCAGGAACGACGCGACGCCTTCCCTGGCTGGCTCCACACCTACAATCACCACCGCGGACACACCGCACTCGCAGGCAAACCACCCGCCAGCCGCGTCCCCAACCTCACAGGGCAGTACACCTAG
- the katG gene encoding catalase/peroxidase HPI encodes MSGSESENPVIPSPSPTATRPHTNRDWWPNQLDLQVLHQNSPLASPMGEDFDYAAEFATLDVDALKRDVFEVMTTSQDWWPADYGHYGPLFIRMSWHAAGTYRIADGRGGGGAGAQRFAPLNSWPDNASLDKARRLLWPVKQKYGRKISWADLLVFAGNCALESMGFKTFGFGFGREDIWEPEEIFWGPEDTWLGDERYSGDRELTGPFGAVQMGLIYVNPEGPNGNPDPLAAARDIRETFGRMAMDDTETVALIVGGHTFGKCHGAVTAEYVGPEPEAAPLEQQGLGWRNTFGTGSGVHTLTSGLEGAWTTEPTRWDNGYLDNLFGYDWELTTSPAGAHQWKPKDPAAEGTVPDAHDPAKRHAPMMLTTDLALKLDPVYGPISRRFREHPEELADAFAKAWYKLLHRDMGPVTRYLGPWVPEPQLWQDPVPQADHDLVTDEEVAALKETILASGPSVSELVSTAWASAASFRGTDKRGGANGARIRLAPQRGWEVNDTPELSRVLDALEQVREEFNGSRSGRTRVSLADLIVLGGCAAVERAARDAGHDVKVPFAPGRTDASQEQTDVESFAVLEPSADGFRNYCRAGEKPEAETLLLDRASMLTLTAPEMTVLLGGMRALDANFRRSPHGVFTDRPGTLTPDFFVNLLDMGTEWKASATVEGEFEGRDRSTGEVKWTATAVDLVFGSNSQLRALAEVYACEDAREKFVRDFVAAWDKVMNLDRFDLA; translated from the coding sequence GTGTCCGGTAGCGAGAGCGAGAACCCGGTAATCCCCTCACCCTCCCCCACGGCGACCCGGCCCCACACGAACCGGGACTGGTGGCCGAATCAGCTGGACCTCCAGGTTCTCCATCAGAATTCCCCCCTGGCCAGTCCGATGGGCGAGGACTTCGACTACGCGGCGGAGTTCGCCACCCTCGACGTCGACGCGCTGAAACGGGACGTGTTCGAGGTGATGACCACCTCCCAGGACTGGTGGCCCGCCGACTACGGCCACTACGGGCCGCTGTTCATCCGGATGAGCTGGCATGCGGCGGGCACGTACCGGATCGCCGACGGCCGGGGCGGCGGGGGTGCCGGCGCCCAGCGGTTCGCCCCTTTGAACAGCTGGCCGGACAATGCGAGCCTCGACAAGGCGCGGCGCCTTCTGTGGCCGGTCAAGCAGAAGTACGGACGGAAGATCTCCTGGGCGGACCTTCTCGTGTTCGCGGGTAACTGCGCCCTGGAATCAATGGGCTTCAAGACGTTCGGATTCGGCTTCGGCCGGGAGGACATCTGGGAGCCCGAGGAGATTTTCTGGGGGCCGGAGGACACCTGGCTCGGAGACGAGCGATACAGCGGTGACAGAGAGCTCACGGGCCCTTTCGGCGCAGTGCAGATGGGCCTGATCTACGTGAATCCGGAAGGGCCCAACGGAAACCCGGATCCGCTGGCCGCCGCCCGGGACATCCGTGAGACGTTCGGCCGTATGGCGATGGACGACACGGAAACGGTCGCGCTGATCGTCGGCGGCCACACGTTCGGCAAGTGCCACGGTGCGGTCACCGCCGAGTACGTCGGCCCGGAGCCCGAGGCGGCCCCGCTGGAGCAGCAGGGCCTCGGCTGGCGGAACACCTTCGGCACCGGCAGCGGCGTGCACACGCTGACCAGCGGCCTCGAGGGCGCGTGGACGACCGAGCCGACGCGGTGGGACAACGGCTACCTGGACAACCTGTTCGGGTACGACTGGGAGCTGACCACCAGCCCGGCCGGGGCGCACCAGTGGAAGCCGAAGGATCCGGCGGCCGAGGGCACCGTGCCCGACGCGCACGACCCCGCGAAGCGGCACGCCCCCATGATGCTCACGACCGACCTCGCGCTGAAGCTGGACCCGGTGTACGGGCCGATCTCACGCCGGTTCCGGGAGCATCCCGAGGAGCTGGCCGACGCCTTCGCCAAGGCCTGGTACAAGCTGCTGCACCGCGACATGGGACCGGTCACGCGCTACCTCGGCCCCTGGGTCCCGGAGCCGCAGCTGTGGCAGGACCCGGTGCCGCAGGCCGACCACGACCTGGTCACGGACGAGGAGGTCGCCGCGCTCAAGGAGACGATCCTCGCGTCGGGCCCGTCCGTCTCCGAACTGGTCTCCACGGCCTGGGCGTCGGCGGCGAGCTTCCGCGGCACCGACAAGCGCGGCGGGGCCAACGGGGCACGGATCCGGCTGGCTCCGCAGCGGGGCTGGGAGGTCAACGACACCCCGGAGCTGTCGCGGGTGCTGGACGCCCTCGAACAGGTCCGGGAGGAGTTCAACGGCTCGCGATCGGGCCGCACGAGGGTTTCGCTCGCCGACCTGATCGTCCTGGGCGGGTGCGCGGCCGTCGAGCGGGCGGCGCGGGACGCCGGGCACGACGTCAAGGTGCCGTTCGCGCCCGGGCGCACGGACGCCTCGCAGGAGCAGACGGACGTGGAGTCGTTCGCGGTACTGGAGCCGAGCGCGGACGGGTTCCGCAACTACTGCCGGGCCGGGGAGAAGCCGGAGGCCGAGACGCTGCTGCTGGACCGGGCCTCGATGCTGACGCTGACGGCTCCGGAGATGACGGTGCTGCTCGGCGGGATGCGCGCCCTGGACGCCAACTTCAGGCGGTCCCCGCACGGTGTGTTCACGGACCGGCCCGGGACGCTGACCCCCGACTTCTTCGTCAACCTGCTGGACATGGGGACGGAATGGAAGGCTTCCGCCACGGTGGAGGGCGAGTTCGAGGGTCGGGACCGGTCCACGGGTGAGGTCAAGTGGACCGCCACGGCCGTCGACCTCGTCTTCGGCTCCAACTCCCAGCTGCGGGCGCTGGCGGAGGTGTACGCGTGTGAGGACGCGCGGGAGAAGTTCGTGCGGGACTTCGTGGCCGCGTGGGACAAGGTCATGAACCTCGACCGGTTCGACCTGGCCTGA
- a CDS encoding DUF1206 domain-containing protein, which yields MAGPSGGGTTARETRAAVAVAARCGLATRGVLYVLVGVLALRVAFGSPGQAADRTGALAELAGHPFGRVLVWAVGAGLVAMALWRLSEAVFGSAGPDGRGPAKRVAAAARTCFYGVTAFSTLSFAAGHGGGRSSDEQSRDVTAGVLGIPAGPWLVGLAGLGVAIGGVVIIVGAARLSFREQMETSRLPRGARRAVDVLGVVGGVARGAVFTAAGAFLVHAAVSYDPRKAKGVDDTLRSFAQTPAGPWLLAAVAAGLLLFGVFSWAMAARPRV from the coding sequence ATGGCCGGACCGTCGGGCGGTGGAACGACGGCACGTGAGACGCGCGCGGCGGTGGCCGTGGCCGCCCGGTGCGGGCTGGCCACGCGCGGGGTGCTGTACGTGCTGGTGGGCGTACTGGCCCTGCGGGTCGCCTTCGGGAGCCCCGGGCAGGCGGCCGACCGCACGGGGGCGCTCGCCGAGCTGGCGGGCCATCCGTTCGGACGGGTGCTGGTGTGGGCCGTCGGGGCCGGTCTGGTGGCGATGGCGCTCTGGCGGCTCTCGGAGGCCGTCTTCGGTTCCGCCGGCCCCGACGGCCGGGGGCCGGCGAAGCGGGTGGCGGCGGCCGCCCGGACCTGCTTCTACGGGGTGACGGCCTTCTCCACGTTGTCCTTCGCCGCGGGGCACGGCGGTGGGCGTTCGAGCGACGAGCAGTCCCGGGACGTCACGGCCGGGGTGCTGGGCATCCCGGCCGGCCCGTGGCTCGTGGGGCTGGCGGGGCTCGGTGTCGCCATCGGAGGGGTCGTCATCATCGTGGGCGCGGCCCGGCTCTCCTTCCGTGAGCAGATGGAGACGAGCCGCCTTCCCCGGGGGGCCCGGCGGGCCGTGGACGTCCTCGGCGTGGTGGGCGGAGTGGCGCGCGGGGCCGTGTTCACGGCGGCCGGCGCGTTCCTCGTCCACGCCGCCGTCTCGTACGACCCGCGGAAGGCGAAGGGAGTCGACGACACCCTCCGCTCGTTCGCGCAGACCCCGGCGGGCCCCTGGCTGCTGGCCGCCGTCGCGGCGGGGCTGCTCCTGTTCGGGGTGTTCTCCTGGGCGATGGCCGCCCGGCCCCGGGTGTGA
- a CDS encoding HemK2/MTQ2 family protein methyltransferase, protein MPSTALTHLDAVPLQRLIALPGVYRPQADTLLLADALAREPLSPGAQVVEIGTGTGALALRAAARGAHVTAVDVAWPAVLAARLNGWRRRLRLRVLHGDFADRTRGHRFDLILANPPYVPGPDSRLPTSGAGRAWEAGREGRAVIDRICTAAPALLRPGGVLLMVHSGMCGVQKTLALLAGQGLSARVTERARIPWGPVLRSRAAWLRQAGLAAEGEDQEELVVVRAQYA, encoded by the coding sequence GTGCCCAGCACCGCACTGACCCACCTCGACGCCGTCCCCCTGCAGCGCCTGATCGCCCTGCCGGGCGTCTACCGCCCGCAGGCGGACACCCTGCTGCTCGCCGACGCCCTCGCCCGGGAGCCGCTGAGCCCCGGCGCACAGGTCGTCGAAATCGGCACGGGCACCGGAGCGCTCGCCCTGCGCGCGGCGGCCCGGGGCGCCCACGTCACCGCCGTCGACGTGGCGTGGCCGGCCGTCCTGGCCGCCCGCCTCAACGGATGGCGCCGGCGTCTGCGGCTGCGCGTCCTGCACGGCGACTTCGCCGACCGGACGCGTGGGCACCGCTTCGACCTGATCCTGGCCAACCCGCCCTACGTCCCCGGCCCCGATTCGCGGCTGCCCACCAGCGGGGCCGGGCGCGCCTGGGAAGCCGGCCGCGAAGGCCGCGCCGTCATCGACCGCATCTGTACGGCCGCCCCGGCGCTGCTGCGCCCCGGAGGCGTCCTCCTGATGGTCCACTCGGGCATGTGCGGGGTGCAGAAGACCCTCGCCCTGCTGGCCGGGCAGGGCCTGTCCGCCCGTGTCACCGAACGCGCCCGAATCCCCTGGGGGCCCGTGCTGCGGTCCCGCGCGGCGTGGCTGCGGCAGGCCGGGCTGGCGGCGGAGGGCGAGGACCAGGAGGAGCTGGTGGTGGTCCGTGCCCAGTACGCCTGA
- a CDS encoding CDGSH iron-sulfur domain-containing protein codes for MPSTPDPERTRPPAPAGEGPRPRRVRVERGGPVLVEGPVEITLDDGTTVRSDRFTVAVCTCRRSRTYPWCDTSHRPRERAAPASGRPGEPHAPDGPRAPAGGHEPEDRTDR; via the coding sequence GTGCCCAGTACGCCTGACCCCGAGCGCACCCGCCCGCCGGCACCGGCCGGGGAGGGGCCCCGCCCCCGGCGGGTCCGCGTGGAGCGCGGCGGCCCGGTCCTGGTCGAGGGCCCGGTCGAGATCACCCTGGACGACGGGACCACCGTCCGGTCGGACCGGTTCACCGTCGCCGTGTGCACCTGCCGGCGCAGCCGTACGTACCCCTGGTGCGACACCAGCCACCGTCCCCGCGAACGGGCCGCCCCGGCATCCGGGCGTCCCGGGGAACCCCACGCACCCGACGGACCCCGGGCGCCCGCCGGGGGCCACGAACCCGAGGACAGGACCGACCGATGA
- a CDS encoding iron-containing redox enzyme family protein produces MTAPASTPAGAPARTDAAEPAARGPVLVEGRGPLSRAVVAALRGGPPPSAGTAAAGSTAVRGAVDRTDPWGEDLHLSLYLLYELHYRGFAGGDDALEWDPALLGLRGAMEERFLHALRTATADAPGTVTEAFGPLLVEPVDLGGSLSHHLETEGELWQLREYAALRSLYHLKEADPHAWVIPRLHGRAKAAMVAIEYDEFGAGHPDRVHARLFAGLMADLGLDTTYGHYLDRAPAPLLATVNLMSLLGLHRALRGALVGHFACVEVTSSPGSRRLARAMRRCGAGPAAEHFYAEHVEADAVHEQVVRHEVIGGLLADEPELEPDVAFGCAATLLLEDRLAAHIRTAWDQGRSALRPPAVPGPGTG; encoded by the coding sequence ATGACCGCACCCGCCAGCACCCCCGCCGGCGCGCCCGCCCGGACCGACGCGGCGGAACCGGCCGCGCGCGGCCCCGTCCTGGTCGAGGGCCGCGGCCCGCTGTCCCGCGCCGTGGTGGCCGCCCTGCGCGGCGGCCCTCCCCCGTCCGCCGGTACCGCGGCCGCCGGCAGCACGGCCGTACGCGGGGCCGTGGACAGGACCGACCCGTGGGGAGAGGACCTCCACCTCTCCCTCTACCTGCTCTACGAACTGCACTACCGCGGCTTCGCGGGCGGGGACGACGCCCTCGAATGGGATCCGGCGCTGCTGGGGCTGCGCGGGGCCATGGAGGAACGTTTCCTCCATGCCCTGCGGACGGCGACGGCCGACGCCCCGGGGACGGTGACGGAAGCCTTCGGCCCCCTCCTCGTCGAACCCGTGGACCTCGGCGGAAGCCTCAGCCACCACCTGGAGACCGAGGGCGAACTCTGGCAGCTGCGCGAGTACGCGGCCCTGCGCTCCCTCTACCACCTGAAGGAGGCCGACCCGCACGCCTGGGTGATCCCCCGGCTGCACGGCCGGGCCAAGGCGGCCATGGTCGCCATCGAGTACGACGAGTTCGGCGCCGGCCACCCCGACCGCGTCCACGCCCGCCTCTTCGCCGGCCTCATGGCCGACCTCGGCCTCGACACCACGTACGGCCACTACCTGGACCGCGCTCCCGCGCCCCTGCTCGCCACCGTCAACCTGATGTCCCTCCTGGGCCTGCACCGCGCCCTGCGGGGGGCCCTGGTCGGGCACTTCGCGTGCGTCGAGGTCACCTCCTCGCCCGGCTCCCGCCGCCTCGCCCGGGCCATGCGCCGGTGCGGCGCGGGCCCCGCGGCCGAGCACTTCTATGCCGAACACGTGGAGGCCGACGCGGTGCACGAACAGGTCGTGCGCCACGAGGTCATCGGCGGTCTGCTCGCCGACGAGCCGGAGCTGGAGCCCGACGTCGCCTTCGGCTGCGCGGCGACCCTCCTGCTGGAGGATCGGCTCGCCGCCCACATCCGTACGGCGTGGGACCAGGGCCGCTCGGCCCTGCGCCCGCCGGCGGTTCCGGGGCCCGGCACGGGCTGA
- a CDS encoding DoxX family protein translates to MRCINRRDLALLALRAGTGAVLMAHGTQKLFGWFGGGGLDKTAAAMEHMGFTPGRQSALAAGLGETGGGALLVLGLATPAAGAAAAGAMAGAVSVHAPAGFFAQAGGYEYPAFLGFTAAAIGLAGAGRYSLDHATGHTFDQRWMLGLAFTASALAAAAVVAKRARAQQSDEGESA, encoded by the coding sequence ATGCGCTGCATCAACCGGCGAGACCTCGCACTGCTGGCGCTCCGCGCCGGAACCGGAGCCGTCCTCATGGCGCACGGAACGCAGAAGCTGTTCGGCTGGTTCGGCGGCGGCGGTCTGGACAAGACCGCGGCCGCGATGGAGCACATGGGCTTCACCCCCGGCCGGCAGAGCGCCCTGGCCGCGGGACTCGGCGAGACGGGCGGGGGCGCGCTGCTGGTCCTGGGCCTGGCCACCCCGGCGGCGGGCGCGGCGGCGGCGGGCGCCATGGCGGGAGCGGTGTCCGTCCACGCCCCGGCCGGGTTCTTCGCCCAGGCCGGGGGATACGAGTACCCGGCCTTCCTCGGATTCACCGCGGCCGCCATCGGCCTGGCCGGCGCGGGCCGCTACTCCCTGGACCACGCCACCGGCCACACCTTCGACCAGCGGTGGATGCTCGGCCTGGCGTTCACCGCGAGCGCCCTGGCGGCGGCCGCGGTCGTCGCCAAACGGGCCCGGGCACAGCAGAGCGACGAGGGGGAATCCGCCTGA
- a CDS encoding lysophospholipid acyltransferase family protein, translating to MLSRLARLVVPALARIRVTTASDARLPSGSVIVANHTSLADPAVVLAALHRCGVEPVVMAAAGLWRAPVLGRLLVREGHIPVRRGDRRAAEALDHAVSALAAGRSVLLYAEGGIPSRRDAAEAAPLPFRSGLARLVERTGAPVVPVGQAGARRVSSGGVAKQLAGVATAPLRRPRLHVHVGPPLELTGDVAARTLQAHAAVTDAWRTAAARLREPAAYDG from the coding sequence GTGCTCAGCCGCCTCGCCCGCCTCGTGGTTCCCGCCCTGGCGCGGATCCGCGTCACCACCGCGTCCGACGCGCGGTTGCCGTCCGGCAGTGTCATCGTCGCCAACCACACGTCGCTCGCCGACCCGGCCGTGGTGCTCGCCGCCCTGCACCGGTGCGGGGTCGAGCCCGTCGTCATGGCCGCCGCCGGCCTCTGGCGGGCCCCGGTCCTGGGGCGGCTGCTCGTCCGCGAGGGCCACATCCCCGTCCGCCGGGGGGACCGGCGGGCCGCCGAAGCCCTCGACCACGCCGTGTCGGCCCTGGCGGCGGGCCGCTCGGTGCTGCTGTACGCCGAAGGGGGCATCCCCTCCCGCCGTGACGCCGCCGAAGCCGCGCCGCTGCCCTTCCGCAGCGGGCTCGCGCGGCTCGTCGAGCGCACCGGAGCGCCCGTCGTCCCCGTGGGCCAGGCCGGGGCCCGCCGCGTCAGTTCCGGCGGCGTCGCCAAGCAGCTGGCCGGCGTCGCCACCGCCCCGCTGAGGCGGCCGCGGCTGCACGTCCACGTCGGCCCCCCGCTGGAGCTGACCGGCGACGTGGCCGCCCGGACGCTCCAGGCGCACGCCGCCGTCACCGACGCATGGCGCACCGCGGCCGCCCGGTTGCGCGAGCCGGCCGCGTACGACGGGTGA
- a CDS encoding ArsR/SmtB family transcription factor — translation MQVPLYQAKAEFFRMLGHPVRIRVLELLQDGPMPVRDLLAEIDVEASNLSQQLGVLRRSGIVVSTREGSTVTYALAGGDVAELLRAARRILTEMLVGRNALIAELNDPDPAPAPTPART, via the coding sequence ATGCAGGTCCCGCTGTACCAGGCCAAGGCCGAGTTCTTCCGGATGCTCGGCCACCCGGTCCGCATCCGCGTACTGGAGCTCCTCCAGGACGGCCCGATGCCCGTACGGGACCTGCTCGCCGAGATCGACGTCGAGGCCTCCAACCTGTCGCAGCAGCTCGGCGTCCTGCGCCGCTCGGGCATCGTCGTCTCCACCCGCGAGGGCTCGACCGTCACCTACGCCCTCGCCGGCGGCGACGTCGCCGAACTCCTGCGCGCCGCGCGCCGGATCCTCACGGAGATGCTGGTGGGCCGCAACGCCCTGATCGCCGAGCTCAACGACCCCGACCCGGCACCGGCCCCCACTCCCGCCCGCACGTAG